The nucleotide window ctttttatcaatttattatATGTGTTAGCCATCATCGTGACACAAGATGGACAAAATAGCCATAATGTATAACACAAAAACCATGCAGTTAGAAAACGATATCATCAGTCCTCTGGTTTTCTACTTCCTGACATGATCCCTGAGGTGATTAGGACAGATGAGTGTTTGCATCAGTTGCAGCCCCACAGGCGACATCTGCACGTAGAGGAACgttttcagttttattcttCGAGCAACCACGGTAATAGCTGGGGTCCTGCAGGCAGTGCAGTTTGCAGGAATTAACCTCGTTTCAGTTTCTAAATTCACAAGCCTTTTTTAAAGTTCGATATGTTTTCTCAGGAAGTGTGCATTGCACAGCttctgtctgtgaatgtgtgtgttgatgaagagTGGTTTGGTGCAGTCTGAGAAACGGATGCCTGAGGTGACAAAGTTAAAACCTCACATGTTGCTCTACGTTTATTTCACTCAGGGTCTTCAAAGGAAGTCTTCACCACTTTTTCCACAAAAGGCACAAAGTGTTCTTTCAATTCTGACATGACAAGTTCTAAACGAAATATCTTTCAACTCGTAGGCTTTTGATTCGCTTTCATTTCATCGATGTGAAACATAAGTGTGGGagctttttctttgtttatgagTCCTAAAACGAATTCCAAAAATTGCACTCTGATTATCTGCCAGAAAAGAGTCAAGCAGTTCCAGttcacacgcaaacacacacacatacacaatacaTTCACATAAGAAAAACCcaatttttaaatgattgtctAGATGTACCGTATTTGTCTGTATAATACGATTGTGTTGTGGTACTACCTCTATAATGTACAATAAGTAACTTCGGCctctaggggtctctcaatcaaaacaataacgaaCGAGCCAAAAAGACCTTGATGTCGTGAAGCAGGAAATCTACCTGaaaatcatgttcacagatgaggttgtgtgtttttattcacattacACAGAAAATGGCAATTAAATAATCATTATCGGTTACATGTAGCTATACAAAGCGACTTCCAATTAGTCGTTGGGGCTGGGATTTGAAGCTTCGACCTTTTGGTTTGAAGACGACTGCTcttcccctcagccacagccactgCTAAAGGGAAGGAAATGAACGCACACTTGCTAATTGGTTAGCAGTGAAATCTTTGTGGCGTTAAAACTGATGATATGTCATTGAAAGGCAACCACAATGAATACTGCAGTTTTCATTGGGGTTGATGGTGCTATGTGTCCTTTCATTTATATGtcctgttgttattgtttcatGCTCTctcaacattttaaagtaaactgctacataaaaaacatccacaaagaTTTGTACAAATTAACCATGAAGGAGCTTATGTCTTATCTTAGTGTGACAACCCTTTCAACTTGGAGGTAATGTGGTTACTTCGGAGCAGGGGCACAGGAAATGCACAGGCCCCAGACAGTGGTATTACCAAGAAAGTTTGcgaacttgtgtgtgtgtgaacataagTTGCAAAACAGGTCTGACCAGTTCCCCAACCACAGTCACCATCAGTGATGTGATGCTGAATGTTAAAGGTCCCAGATGCGGAAGCACTGGTCGGCTGCAGCAGAGTAAATCTGAGTACTGTCGGGGTTTGAGGCCAAGTGCAGAACTCGACCAGAATGACCtgaaaaacaataacagcaaGATTTAAGGTCAATGTTGAATTACATGGTTTCCCCATAATGTGTCACGATTCTGTGTTCTTGACTTTTGATTTATCTGTTTTGATTTCAATaggtgttgggccttggtggggGTGTGAGCTCTACTTCTAGTTGATCGTATTTCCGGTTCTCTTACCTGTGAGCTGACAGACCGGCTGGAGGGAAGCAGACCCCCAGCTCCAGCAGGTGACTTGGTGATGAGGAAGGCCGTGACCTGTGACCAGACACTTCTTCTTTTCAGCCCATCGTAGAGAACAGATCTGCAACTGGACACATTAGGACTTGTCCATCCAACAGGTACACACGGTAAAGTACTTCTGTGATAATTTAAGCACCTGCGAGTTGGTGTTGGCAGAATTCACACAAGTCCCCGATTGTGTGTCCCAGATTCTCAGCTCTCCGTCTTTCCATCCTCCACCTGTAGCGATGATCTTCTCTTGCCATGGACACCATCCCATCGCCTAATCACACGTGCAAAGTGAATAGTTGTAAGATTTAATAACAGTGTTTCAACAACCAGTATCCGGCTCCACAAGATGGCacatgactgtaaataaagatggatgacaaatCGCCCCTTCCTCCAGTTGTACaataatgaagccaaaatattctgAATATGGGCGCTGCCATCTTGTATTGGTGACGCAACTTGGAGTCTGCACAATCATGAGTCAGATGTCAATCATGGCGGCTCAGCGTGATTTTATAGGATCAAACaactatttaaaaccaaaccagTCCAAAAAAATGAAGGTTTAAACAAACACGACTGACATTATATCTAAAATGGCAGAAACcgtctttgacaaacattttacTTCATGTGTGCTTGTCTTAGTTTGGTCCATTTcctatctgctaacatggaggaggcaggatttatggtctataccgcagccagccacctgGGGGCAATCAAAAGGTGTTGGGTTCACTTTCGGCTCGCCTTCATGGCATCCATCTTTAAACTCAGTCTatagctgtgtcccaattcgaGGCTGCTTCCTTCGGAGGCTGCGTTCGAAGACTGATTGTGTTACAGCGGCACGAGTAGCCAATCCCAGGATTCATCGTCCTACTGTGACTTATTATTTGTCATCAAAGAGTTAATGGCAATAGTTTCGGATTTCAAATCAACCAATACAGAATTTAAAAACTCTTGAGTTTTCCCAGACAGAAATGTCGCACAAGCAGTTTCTTATACTCATGTCCCAGTTTGTAGTCCACTGACCTTGACAGCACTGGGCTGTTTCATTGTCATCACCGGCTGCTTTGTCCTTGTGGGTCCTGCGATGTCCCGGTCCCATATACGGAGGAGGCCGTCTGTGGAGCCGCTGGCCAGCCAGTCGTCTCCCGGTGACCACTGGAGGCTGCAGATCCCCTCATCCTGCACAGCCACACCAACCAGAGGTGCAGGAGCCCGAGGGTCAAGGTGATGGATGCGTCCGAGAACTGAGCCGCTGTCAGAttgtggaaaatgtaatttcccCGCATTTGAGAAGTAGTTCATACTTCACACTGATAATAAATGTCCTGCTTCTTTCATGCTCAGGACAAATTCacctatatttatttttgctgagGAATTAAACCGATAATGATTAATTTCTGCTTTAGTGACGTTTATAAAAAATGGTTTTCTATGTAATATGgtaaactgaaaacacacacacacatcagtacCTGCTGAGTAACTGCTGCTGCCAGGAAAGGGCTCCGACCACAGAAAGGTGTGACGGCAGACGCCTCACATTCTGCTTATTTTCAACATCCCACAGCTGAAGAGTCAAAGAGAGACGAAGAAATCACAAACCCTCTTTTGCATAGACCCCTTTAACCACAATCTGTATGAATCAGCTTCTAGTGAAGTCCTTACCTCAACCTCCCCTCGCCTGGTCCCAATGCACAGAGCTCTGCCGTCTCTGCTCCAGCACAGAGACAAGACCGACTGGTGGCGTCTTGTTTGCGGCCTCGGCTCCAGACTTCCCACCAGAGCTCGGGTTTCTGAATTCCAGAGGAAAACAGAAGATCCCAGGGCTAATGCAACCGTACCGTTACAACTGCAGTCGAGAACATTAGTGTCTGAGGGGGAAGAGATGGGAAAGAGGGAAGGGCCAGAGATGCTCTACTGTCACTGATGCAAGTTTGTTGACAGAATGACACTGGagtaattttatattttcatgtatttgCAGAAATCAGGGTCTGCTGTTTGCTGTTAGCTCACTTTGCCATGTGTTAATGAATCAATACAGAAGAAGTACAAGTAGTGTTTGACAGAAATGGTCTTGGTTTCTAAAATATTGGGAAATGACATCTGTTATTGCCCTGGATCTTCTTCATCCCCAGGTACTAGGTCAATTAAAAAGGACAAGACTGGAGATATCATAttatacattaataataatacatattatattGTTGCACTGAGTGACATATTCTTTCATTCATGGCTGAAAATATTCCCCAACAAAGTATTTACTCAGTACTCTGTACAGcgtgacacacagacagcatAGGAGGTGTTAACTTCTAATCTTCTCAGGGTCGTTGAGGCTCTGTTTTCTTCCTCATACATTTGTGTATATAAAGCCGAATTTGAATCTTCTCTTACAGTAGTCGTTCAGAAGTGACGGCGCTgccagctgcatcactgaccCTCCATGTGGACTCTCGGGAGCTTTGTCCAGAACTGTGAATGGCTGCAAACTACATCTTCTCACATCAGCTTCTGCTGACGGAAAAACAAAGTTTCACATCAGCATTTCATCTTTGATTTACTGATGACAGTTTCAAACACATTCGTTTTCTCTCACGGCCAACAATTGAAAGTCCTCTGttgtgtcatttaaaaacaaggtttacattaaaaacagaatgaaagCAAACATCCCTATTAAAGCAGATTCAACACCAATTGATTTCATCATGTATCGCTTATCCACTGAGGATCACGGACCGGAGCCAAGCTGACATTGGGGTCTGATGCGTcaccagcgtatcacagggcTGATAAACCTTTCAGGTGCACATTCTAACCTATGGACAATTTAGATTAATCTAAGCTCCAGGCCTTTGGACTGGTGGGAGGATGCTGGAGAAGTCAGAGACATTTCCCACAGATacaggagaacatgcaaactccacatccAGAAAGTTACTCTGCCTGTCAGGTTTGAAACAAGAAATATTAAACTCTTCAGATTGTTGATGAGTGACTAAAGTTGGACGGAggctcacagagacacaaatgtTTAAACAACCGTGAAACAACTttcttgcgtgtgtgtgtgtgtgtctttatctcTTATCTTGTGCGGACTTTGTGACTCCATTATCTGAACTGATATTAACATAACACAATCATATCAGAAAGACAATCATACACGCATGACACTTCTCAAGaagttgtatttttatttaggCCATTTGTTTCCTGGAGTGATGTAAGACACTTTCCCACATCTtgtgggttggtgtgtgtgtgcgtgtttgtgtgtttgtgtgcaagtgtgtgtgtgtgtgtgtttgtgtgtgtgttggatggaGTTGTGTgtcaaaaagttaaaaatagaggTCTGGTGCTTTACCAGTCTGTTGTGTGCTGACCGGTTTTTCCACTGCTGCTCTCCACATCCATCCCTGTGAACAGATATCTATTATTAGATTTGATACATTACAtgatttgatataattatattgtttttcaAACGTATTTATCCATAAATGTTATCAAAGTTTCGGACATATTCAACCACTGTTTCCTGTATTTTGtggcataaaaaaacacaagtagGAGTTGAATAATGTTATTGAAATGATTTAGTATCATATCGAGTCATCCTTTCacaaagaaacaacaggttCTCGTTGTCGTCACACGATGTATTTCTGATTCATCATGAAGGGGCGATAGCCAGCAtggcaggaggaagaggagacaccccatcaaacattttaatctcTGATGCCAGCGGATGTTTTGTTTCCATGTgggagtcacacacacaaacacacacacaaacgcaaacaGAGAAATATTGTTACTGAAACAAACCTGTTGTGGGATATTGGGTGGCGCAGGTCGTTCCCTGTCCCTGATGGTATGTGACGTGTTCAGATGTGTAAAGGTCGCCCAGTGGGACAAACCTCCCTCCAGTGTTGTCTCTGATGAGGACAAATGATGAGACAGATATTGACATTAATTAAGAGACGATTAATTTTaattgtggtttcatgaggggactgtttggCTAGGGATATGTGCTCTATACTGAGTGATGacgttttatttttgcttttatattGCACAACTGTGTCCAttcatttgtaaaaatgtgtattaagagagagagagagcagtatGGACTTAATGGATTAATGAATATATAGGATATCATATAATGTATAAGTATGTATACAGTCGTTTCTGGGAAATCAGAGACGTAGACAGTAAAGTATACGGTGATGTAATGATGAGGCTCTGGCCCATGCAAAGTACAGGCAGGTCTGAAGAGGACAGTGATGTTAGGATGTTGTGGAGATAATAACcttgcagcgccccctgcaggcctcCGCGTGCTGCTTCATGGTGTGCGGGTGGAGAGTCCAACTCCAGCCTCTGACACACGGTGTCCAACTCGAAGCTCCACTCCCTCTGGCGCCGCCCAGTGGTCAGAGGTGTGCTCACAGCAGGCGCCTCTGTGCCGCTCCTGGGGAAGTGGATCCACCTCCTGAAACGTTTGTATGAAAGGTAACAAGCCTCGTTTTGTTCCTGAGAAGACAAAGACTAACAATGAATTATATTATAACTCACTgcaaaaatgtatacaaaaacacaataaaacttcAAACGTCTTCAAACTACACCACAGCATCAATGAGGCCAAATAAAGATCAGTACTTCTGGTTGAAACTTTCAAAGCAAAAGCATTGATATAAACCTGTGACCCTTGTTTTCCTCTTAAAGACACCAGTCAACATATAAATGTATAGCCTATAAATCCTGCTCTAGGGatacaaatactttgtaattGATTAAGTAGGATTgaatcattttaattatatagcttattatttaaaaact belongs to Platichthys flesus chromosome 3, fPlaFle2.1, whole genome shotgun sequence and includes:
- the LOC133933516 gene encoding cell division cycle protein 20 homolog B-like, whose translation is MAARRTELPAPPSAPGRDDMRDMFRDSVGKRRHYPFQEQNEACYLSYKRFRRWIHFPRSGTEAPAVSTPLTTGRRQREWSFELDTVCQRLELDSPPAHHEAARGGLQGALQETTLEGGLSHWATFTHLNTSHTIRDRERPAPPNIPQQGWMWRAAVEKPVSTQQTEADVRRCSLQPFTVLDKAPESPHGGSVMQLAAPSLLNDYYTNVLDCSCNGTVALALGSSVFLWNSETRALVGSLEPRPQTRRHQSVLSLCWSRDGRALCIGTRRGEVELWDVENKQNVRRLPSHLSVVGALSWQQQLLSSGSVLGRIHHLDPRAPAPLVGVAVQDEGICSLQWSPGDDWLASGSTDGLLRIWDRDIAGPTRTKQPVMTMKQPSAVKAMGWCPWQEKIIATGGGWKDGELRIWDTQSGTCVNSANTNSQICSLRWAEKKKCLVTGHGLPHHQVTCWSWGSASLQPVCQLTGHSGRVLHLASNPDSTQIYSAAADQCFRIWDL